The Sporosarcina ureae genome includes a region encoding these proteins:
- the brnQ gene encoding branched-chain amino acid transport system II carrier protein: protein MSKKHILFTGFMLFSLFFGAGNLIFPPFLGLESGTNFVPAIAGFLITGVLLPFMAVMAIALSDNGLLSMGSRVHKVFGIVFAIIIYMSIGAFYGIPRASNVAYELGFKQIVQVDGSLPLLVFSILFFALTYYISLNPKKIVDRIGQFLTPILLLVLGVLVVQAFITFDNISSAPKADYASAPFVNGFLEGYFTMDAVAALAFGIVVINALKDKGSRSKSELVTGTFGAGIIASIGLATVYFSLGWIGKVIPKERTFGNGAEVLTEAASMLFPSGGGLLFGIIVMLACLTTCVGLINACSRFFNEIYPKISYQAYVAIFVLFALLVSNLGLNAILALAIPLLVFIYPISIVLIILSLIQHIVGGGKMMYRLSISITTIFALYEVLTSTGYSLDRVTEWLHIIPFFEQGLGWAIPAFVAAVVGYIMDQFSQQEHK from the coding sequence ATGAGTAAAAAACACATACTATTCACAGGATTCATGCTCTTCTCTTTATTTTTCGGAGCAGGAAATCTCATCTTTCCCCCATTTCTCGGGTTAGAATCAGGAACGAACTTTGTCCCTGCTATTGCCGGCTTCCTCATTACAGGCGTTCTACTACCATTCATGGCAGTCATGGCGATCGCCTTGTCCGATAACGGTCTATTATCGATGGGTAGCCGAGTACATAAAGTGTTCGGAATAGTTTTCGCGATTATCATCTATATGTCTATTGGCGCCTTTTACGGAATACCAAGGGCTTCAAATGTTGCCTATGAGTTAGGATTCAAACAAATAGTTCAAGTGGATGGCAGTCTCCCTTTACTTGTATTTTCTATCCTATTTTTCGCTTTGACATACTATATCAGTTTAAACCCTAAAAAAATCGTAGATCGAATCGGACAATTTTTAACACCTATTCTATTATTGGTTTTAGGAGTGCTAGTCGTCCAAGCGTTTATCACGTTTGATAATATTTCTTCTGCTCCGAAAGCAGATTATGCGTCAGCTCCATTTGTTAACGGGTTTTTGGAAGGCTATTTCACGATGGATGCCGTCGCAGCGCTGGCGTTTGGGATTGTCGTGATCAACGCTTTGAAAGATAAAGGATCAAGGTCGAAGTCGGAATTGGTTACAGGCACGTTTGGCGCTGGCATCATAGCTAGCATCGGATTGGCCACTGTCTATTTCTCTCTAGGATGGATCGGCAAAGTGATTCCAAAAGAACGAACTTTTGGAAACGGTGCTGAAGTATTAACAGAAGCAGCTAGCATGTTGTTCCCAAGCGGTGGTGGACTTTTATTCGGAATCATCGTCATGCTGGCTTGTTTAACAACTTGTGTCGGTCTAATCAATGCCTGTTCAAGATTCTTCAATGAAATATATCCGAAGATTAGTTATCAGGCATATGTGGCTATTTTTGTATTGTTCGCCCTATTAGTATCTAATTTGGGATTAAATGCTATCTTAGCATTGGCCATCCCTTTATTAGTATTTATTTATCCGATTTCTATCGTGTTAATCATTCTGTCTTTAATCCAACATATTGTAGGTGGCGGAAAGATGATGTATCGGCTTTCCATATCCATTACCACTATTTTTGCGTTATACGAAGTATTGACTAGCACGGGGTACAGTTTGGATCGCGTTACCGAGTGGTTACACATTATCCCGTTTTTCGAACAAGGACTTGGGTGGGCGATCCCAGCGTTCGTCGCAGCGGTAGTTGGTTACATAATGGATCAGTTCAGCCAGCAAGAACATAAGTAA
- a CDS encoding DUF1772 domain-containing protein gives MNGLYTGFRAVLVTLCMLLIPSIALASDHVPHSELNAVALHDGSLPVQNVQDRDNESPLFKVLAGLSILTTGMMAGIVFAYANSVMPGLRKSDDRTFVLAIRHLTSSVANPLFLVISNGALIAQIGFVVVAVSSQHFNQILLGSIALTFYIATLLITFLGNLPLNKAIISAELPTSATTWNELRIRFESRWTMLNNVRTMTCILSVSTLILALLIQS, from the coding sequence ATGAATGGATTATATACAGGTTTTCGTGCAGTCTTAGTCACTCTTTGCATGTTGCTGATTCCGTCGATCGCTCTTGCTTCAGACCATGTACCCCACAGTGAGCTGAACGCCGTTGCCTTACATGACGGATCGCTGCCAGTTCAGAATGTACAAGACCGAGACAATGAATCGCCACTCTTCAAAGTCTTAGCGGGTCTTTCTATTTTGACAACTGGAATGATGGCTGGAATTGTCTTTGCATATGCCAACTCTGTCATGCCGGGTTTACGTAAATCAGATGACCGTACTTTCGTGCTCGCCATTAGACACTTGACCTCATCCGTAGCCAATCCGCTTTTCCTCGTCATTTCAAATGGTGCCCTCATAGCACAAATCGGATTTGTCGTAGTAGCTGTTTCATCGCAACATTTTAATCAAATCCTATTGGGATCTATTGCGCTAACCTTTTATATCGCTACGTTACTGATCACTTTCTTAGGAAATCTTCCGTTAAATAAAGCCATAATTTCTGCAGAGTTACCTACAAGCGCTACTACATGGAATGAATTAAGAATCCGCTTTGAATCCCGTTGGACCATGCTGAACAACGTACGAACGATGACATGTATTTTGAGTGTTTCTACGTTAATCTTGGCATTACTTATTCAATCGTAA
- a CDS encoding TetR/AcrR family transcriptional regulator, giving the protein MNQPKIDPRIQRTRKLIMDSFMELSSKKEFKDITITDIAAEAMINRATFYYHFEDIYDLLEKVLSEVLWINLDGSNYPQDELNEDAITSIFVAITNFQKSLSNRCHRGYEETIARNIREQLEIIFYRMLLKQHHSEEDEGLKITAVILSWGIYGASVEWKRKSDEITPEEFIQTAIPHLLPNHDHA; this is encoded by the coding sequence ATGAATCAACCAAAGATTGACCCACGAATTCAACGAACCCGTAAATTAATCATGGATTCTTTTATGGAACTGTCGAGTAAAAAAGAATTTAAAGATATTACCATCACAGATATTGCAGCTGAAGCGATGATTAATCGTGCGACGTTCTATTATCACTTTGAAGATATATATGACTTATTGGAAAAAGTCTTATCTGAAGTATTATGGATCAATTTGGATGGCAGCAATTATCCACAAGACGAATTAAATGAAGATGCGATCACAAGTATTTTTGTAGCGATCACCAACTTCCAAAAGTCTTTATCGAATCGTTGTCACAGAGGATACGAAGAAACGATTGCTCGGAATATTAGAGAACAACTCGAAATCATTTTTTATAGAATGCTGTTAAAACAACATCACTCAGAAGAAGATGAAGGGTTGAAAATTACAGCTGTCATCTTAAGTTGGGGAATTTACGGAGCTTCTGTAGAATGGAAAAGAAAGAGTGACGAAATTACACCAGAAGAATTTATTCAAACAGCCATCCCTCATTTACTTCCCAATCACGATCATGCATAA
- a CDS encoding DsbA family protein produces MMCDMETGICGEAGSEEMEIIDFNQPAKEINLYYVTDPICSHCWAVEPELRRFVEQYGSYFNMHTVMGGLLEKWHDGPIDPGNGIYKPADVAGHWREVGEHTRMPIDGSLMIDHPIQSSYPPSRVFKIIQKNHGDALASAYLRRTREELFVFNQNISERSEMVEIVNTLGLDGEAIVNEAEQPIGQQLLNEDFAQARSLGARGFPSIIMINADNKGVKIVGGRPLESYVDGLKKVLDVDTLQPKPQPALSSLLEQERLLFSKEIEVMYDVEKSDVAAYVEKELSSDGYEAKEMLGEIYFTTTEPKGE; encoded by the coding sequence ATGATGTGTGATATGGAAACGGGTATATGTGGGGAAGCTGGAAGCGAGGAAATGGAAATAATCGATTTTAATCAGCCGGCAAAAGAGATTAATTTGTACTATGTGACAGATCCTATTTGTTCTCATTGTTGGGCGGTTGAACCTGAGCTCCGTCGTTTTGTTGAGCAATATGGCAGTTATTTCAACATGCACACGGTTATGGGCGGATTATTGGAAAAATGGCATGACGGGCCAATCGATCCTGGAAACGGAATTTATAAGCCGGCTGACGTCGCAGGTCACTGGAGAGAAGTTGGAGAACATACAAGAATGCCGATTGATGGTAGTCTAATGATTGATCATCCAATTCAATCTTCGTATCCACCATCTCGTGTGTTTAAAATTATTCAAAAAAACCATGGGGACGCACTAGCATCTGCTTATTTACGACGTACAAGAGAAGAGTTGTTCGTATTCAACCAAAATATTTCGGAACGCTCTGAAATGGTGGAGATCGTCAATACTCTTGGTCTTGACGGAGAAGCGATCGTCAATGAAGCGGAACAACCAATCGGACAGCAATTACTGAATGAGGATTTTGCTCAAGCTAGAAGTTTAGGCGCTAGAGGTTTCCCAAGCATTATTATGATCAATGCGGACAATAAAGGCGTGAAAATTGTAGGGGGTCGTCCTCTTGAATCATACGTTGATGGATTAAAGAAAGTGCTAGACGTCGACACACTACAACCGAAGCCACAACCAGCACTTTCTAGCTTACTTGAACAAGAAAGACTTCTTTTCTCGAAAGAAATTGAAGTGATGTACGATGTGGAAAAATCCGATGTCGCTGCTTATGTAGAGAAGGAACTTTCATCTGACGGTTATGAAGCAAAAGAAATGCTTGGAGAAATCTATTTCACTACTACTGAACCAAAAGGAGAATGA
- a CDS encoding monooxygenase, giving the protein MSYIVQVDFKMNGPFGDEMAEGFADLAKSINEEEGFIWKIWTEDPEANEAGGIYNFETKESAEKYVEMHTKRLASFGIMDINAKIFAVNATLTAINKGPVK; this is encoded by the coding sequence ATGAGCTATATTGTACAAGTCGATTTTAAAATGAATGGACCATTTGGAGATGAAATGGCAGAAGGATTTGCTGACTTAGCCAAAAGTATCAATGAAGAAGAGGGATTCATTTGGAAAATATGGACGGAAGATCCTGAAGCGAATGAAGCGGGTGGAATTTATAATTTCGAAACAAAAGAATCAGCTGAAAAATATGTAGAGATGCACACAAAGAGATTAGCTAGCTTTGGCATTATGGATATTAACGCAAAAATCTTTGCTGTCAATGCTACACTTACTGCGATCAATAAAGGGCCTGTAAAATAA
- a CDS encoding pirin family protein produces the protein MLQKLAASKHAVPFRGPFTITRVQPGDILGDTTTDTAFGPLAIIDHAVMKKGLTINMHQHINDEILSYISSGVMHHRDSAGFEAPIARGKLMMMNAGAGFWHEEKVKENEVEMLQIFVRPNEKDLPPEIQFHDKPLNNEDWYVMAGPEGSEAPLSVRQHVYILDAHPKAGELVEVPAYAGLTPFLYVMNGEITMQHLTVGKQEAVTDVVNPLPSFVANEDTTIVLFFVELNAPMSMDGTISGLKNDPAN, from the coding sequence GTGTTACAAAAACTTGCAGCAAGTAAGCATGCTGTGCCGTTTAGAGGACCCTTCACCATTACACGCGTTCAACCAGGTGATATTTTAGGAGATACTACGACAGATACGGCGTTTGGTCCGTTAGCGATCATTGATCATGCAGTGATGAAAAAGGGGTTAACGATTAACATGCATCAGCATATCAATGATGAAATTTTGAGTTACATTAGCTCGGGCGTCATGCATCATCGAGATTCTGCAGGATTTGAAGCGCCCATTGCTCGCGGAAAATTAATGATGATGAATGCAGGTGCTGGGTTTTGGCATGAAGAAAAAGTAAAAGAAAATGAAGTGGAAATGCTTCAAATATTTGTGCGGCCGAATGAAAAAGATTTACCTCCAGAAATTCAATTTCATGACAAACCGTTAAACAATGAAGACTGGTATGTCATGGCAGGACCTGAAGGAAGCGAAGCCCCACTTTCTGTACGGCAACACGTCTACATACTAGATGCGCATCCTAAAGCGGGTGAATTAGTAGAGGTGCCAGCCTATGCAGGTCTCACTCCTTTTCTATATGTCATGAATGGAGAGATCACGATGCAGCATCTCACAGTTGGCAAACAAGAAGCGGTGACCGATGTAGTCAACCCACTCCCGTCGTTTGTTGCGAATGAAGATACTACTATCGTATTGTTCTTTGTGGAGTTGAATGCGCCTATGTCTATGGATGGAACTATTAGTGGATTAAAGAACGACCCAGCGAATTAA
- a CDS encoding ring-cleaving dioxygenase, producing the protein MNHLKGIHHVTAITSSAEKNYEFFTYVLGMRLVKKTVNQDDVQTYHLFFADDQGSAGTDMTFFDFPGIPKGTHGTNEIYKTSFRVPTDAALEYWVKRFEKYEVQHSGIEEVFGKKTISFVDFDDQQYMLVSDELNEGVESGTPWQNGPVPLEFAITGLGPIHIRIAEFKQFKGVLEKAMFMREIASEGSFHLFEVGEGGNGAQVIVEHNETLPAGRQGFGTVHHAAFRVEDTNVLHEWIDHMQSSGFRTSGYVDRFFFESLYAAVAPGILFEWATDGPGFMGDEPYETVGEILSLPPFLEGNRKEIEATVRPIDTVRSTRTFDKEYL; encoded by the coding sequence ATGAACCATTTAAAAGGAATTCATCACGTCACAGCGATTACGAGTAGTGCAGAAAAGAATTATGAATTTTTCACCTATGTACTAGGCATGCGTCTCGTAAAGAAAACGGTCAATCAAGATGATGTTCAAACGTATCACTTATTCTTCGCAGACGATCAAGGCTCTGCTGGAACAGATATGACATTTTTCGATTTCCCGGGGATTCCAAAAGGTACGCACGGTACGAATGAGATTTATAAAACTTCATTCCGTGTGCCGACAGATGCTGCACTTGAATACTGGGTGAAACGTTTTGAGAAATATGAAGTACAACATAGTGGAATCGAAGAAGTTTTCGGTAAAAAGACGATTTCATTTGTGGACTTTGATGATCAACAATATATGTTAGTTTCTGATGAATTAAACGAAGGTGTTGAGTCAGGCACACCTTGGCAAAATGGTCCCGTACCGTTGGAGTTCGCTATTACAGGTTTAGGACCTATCCATATTCGCATCGCTGAATTTAAACAGTTTAAAGGGGTTTTGGAAAAAGCGATGTTCATGCGTGAAATTGCAAGCGAAGGGTCATTCCACTTATTCGAAGTCGGTGAAGGTGGAAATGGCGCGCAAGTCATTGTGGAACATAATGAAACGTTACCCGCTGGCCGACAAGGATTCGGTACCGTGCATCACGCAGCATTCCGCGTGGAGGATACGAACGTATTACATGAATGGATTGACCATATGCAATCGTCTGGTTTTAGAACTTCAGGATATGTAGATCGCTTCTTCTTTGAATCTTTATACGCAGCAGTAGCGCCTGGTATCCTATTTGAATGGGCAACAGATGGTCCTGGCTTTATGGGAGACGAACCGTATGAGACAGTTGGGGAGATTCTTTCATTACCGCCATTCCTTGAAGGCAACCGTAAAGAAATTGAAGCAACCGTGAGACCGATCGATACAGTACGTAGCACACGTACATTCGACAAAGAGTATTTATGA
- a CDS encoding NADPH-dependent FMN reductase: protein MSFFSKLFGTKQQEEIKMTKSNIGIILGSTREGRVSPQVGAWVKELADKRGDANYTIIDIADYKLPLLGEAGADASGAAAWSEVIAKQDGFVFIVQEYNHSITGALKNALDYLRVEWNDKAAGIVSYGAVGGARAAEHLRGILSELSVAHVRVHPALSLFTDFENGTDLKPADVQAASVNQMLDQVIPWTTALNTIRK, encoded by the coding sequence ATGAGTTTTTTTAGTAAATTATTTGGAACAAAACAACAGGAGGAAATAAAAATGACAAAATCAAACATCGGTATTATTTTAGGATCCACACGTGAAGGGCGAGTAAGTCCACAAGTAGGCGCATGGGTAAAAGAATTGGCAGACAAACGCGGAGATGCGAATTACACGATCATTGATATCGCAGATTATAAATTACCACTTTTAGGTGAAGCAGGCGCAGACGCATCAGGCGCAGCTGCATGGTCAGAAGTGATCGCAAAACAAGACGGTTTCGTATTCATCGTACAAGAATACAATCACTCCATTACAGGTGCACTTAAAAATGCATTAGACTACCTTCGTGTAGAGTGGAACGACAAAGCAGCAGGTATCGTTTCATACGGTGCAGTAGGCGGAGCGCGTGCTGCAGAACATTTACGCGGTATTTTAAGTGAATTATCTGTGGCACACGTTCGTGTTCATCCTGCATTATCACTATTTACAGACTTTGAAAATGGTACAGATCTCAAACCAGCTGATGTTCAAGCGGCTTCAGTAAACCAAATGTTAGACCAAGTGATTCCTTGGACGACAGCATTAAATACCATTCGTAAATAA
- a CDS encoding YceI family protein, whose amino-acid sequence MTKWNVDAAHTNVGFSVRHMMVSNVRGSFTGIEGSVTGDLDHLTDAKIDFKIDVNTINTNNEDRDNHLRSADFFNVEQYPTITFDSTEIVKTGEDEYDVTGDLTVKDVTKKTTFNVTRTGAGKNPWGVDVVGFETAIKISRKEYGLTWNQALETGGVLVGDDIKIEVELQVNPA is encoded by the coding sequence ATGACAAAATGGAATGTAGATGCAGCGCACACGAACGTAGGTTTTTCAGTAAGACATATGATGGTATCCAATGTTAGAGGTAGCTTTACTGGAATAGAAGGTTCAGTTACTGGTGATCTAGACCATTTAACAGATGCGAAAATTGACTTCAAAATTGATGTGAACACGATCAATACAAACAATGAAGATCGCGATAACCACCTTCGTTCAGCTGATTTCTTTAATGTAGAACAATATCCGACTATCACATTTGATTCGACGGAAATCGTGAAAACAGGTGAAGACGAATACGATGTAACTGGTGATTTGACGGTTAAAGATGTTACGAAGAAAACTACGTTTAACGTAACGCGTACGGGAGCTGGAAAAAATCCTTGGGGTGTAGATGTAGTTGGTTTTGAAACAGCGATAAAAATTTCTAGAAAAGAATACGGTTTAACGTGGAACCAAGCACTAGAAACAGGTGGCGTTTTAGTAGGCGATGACATTAAAATCGAAGTAGAACTTCAAGTGAACCCAGCATAA
- a CDS encoding MarR family winged helix-turn-helix transcriptional regulator, which translates to MNRKDQLEEALSLKLFVVLTRAVESIKKRVEEDIKCLGLNPTEFAVLEFIYSKGDQPIQKIGEKVLFASSSITYVVDQLEKKCLLKRKPCPKDRRVVHAALTVEGTELMDKVFPEHTKALKEIFSGLDVTEKQDVIEQLKKLGFHAQNL; encoded by the coding sequence ATGAATAGGAAAGATCAACTGGAAGAGGCATTATCTCTAAAATTATTTGTTGTGCTAACTCGAGCTGTAGAGTCGATCAAAAAACGTGTGGAAGAAGATATAAAATGCTTAGGGTTAAATCCAACAGAGTTTGCGGTTCTAGAGTTCATTTACAGCAAAGGTGATCAACCGATACAAAAAATTGGTGAGAAAGTGTTATTTGCCAGTAGTAGCATTACCTATGTGGTAGATCAGTTAGAGAAGAAATGCTTATTGAAAAGAAAACCATGTCCGAAAGATCGTCGGGTCGTACATGCCGCTTTAACAGTTGAAGGAACTGAACTAATGGATAAAGTTTTCCCTGAACATACAAAAGCGTTGAAAGAGATTTTTAGTGGATTAGACGTAACAGAAAAGCAAGATGTAATTGAACAACTGAAAAAATTAGGTTTTCATGCACAAAATTTATAA
- a CDS encoding conserved phage C-terminal domain-containing protein, producing the protein MKLLINEQPLQLLPSLVHVVGLNEALFLQQLHFRSLISKNMRDGHLWVYKTYDQWLEEFSFLSRMTIKRTIYNLEKQGYLISTSEYNKMKIDKTKWYRIDYTKLPVQSIQDDASVEETIPTKSELETDHATSQTETSLNQKEEDAMFQSDTTDVSLRNAVSYQIETKDCTDMVRPITKELKELKETKNKDLVEKPLDVTHFVIAYLNEKTGKQFKATSAATKKFIQARVKEGYTQQDFIQVIDLKVSKWNHHPEYRAYLRPSTLFNPTNFENYLNEQPAIPVQTVQRPVPHSPVLDFSKGEDLG; encoded by the coding sequence ATGAAATTATTAATCAATGAACAGCCATTACAATTACTACCGTCACTTGTACATGTAGTCGGGTTAAATGAGGCATTATTTCTGCAACAACTACATTTCCGCTCACTCATTTCTAAAAATATGCGTGACGGTCATCTGTGGGTATATAAAACCTATGATCAATGGCTAGAAGAATTTTCATTCTTGTCACGTATGACGATCAAACGCACGATCTATAATTTGGAAAAACAAGGTTATCTCATTTCGACTTCCGAATACAACAAGATGAAAATTGACAAGACGAAATGGTATCGGATTGACTACACCAAACTACCGGTTCAGTCTATTCAAGATGATGCATCAGTGGAAGAGACGATACCGACAAAAAGCGAACTAGAAACAGATCATGCGACGTCTCAAACAGAAACATCACTGAACCAAAAAGAAGAGGATGCGATGTTTCAATCTGATACAACGGACGTTTCACTTCGAAACGCTGTGTCGTACCAAATTGAAACGAAGGACTGTACCGATATGGTACGGCCTATAACCAAAGAACTTAAAGAACTTAAAGAAACAAAGAATAAAGACCTTGTCGAGAAGCCTCTCGACGTTACGCATTTCGTCATTGCTTACTTGAATGAGAAAACCGGTAAGCAATTTAAAGCCACATCTGCAGCGACTAAAAAATTTATTCAAGCGAGAGTGAAAGAAGGCTATACACAACAGGATTTTATACAGGTCATTGATCTCAAAGTGTCGAAGTGGAATCACCATCCCGAGTACCGAGCGTACTTACGCCCGTCGACGTTATTCAATCCGACGAACTTTGAAAACTATTTGAATGAACAACCGGCAATCCCTGTACAAACTGTGCAAAGGCCTGTGCCTCACTCACCAGTATTGGATTTTAGTAAAGGAGAAGATTTAGGCTAG
- a CDS encoding MDR family MFS transporter, with protein sequence MEEQKYEYLADNPNSNVLPIMLALIIGAFFAILNETLLNIALVTLMDQFSITLPTVQWMATGFMLVMAVVIPISALLIQWFTTRQLFLGTMTVFTIGTIVAASAPTFPILLTGRLIQAVGTGLLMPIIFNVFLLIYPPHRRGKIMGIIGLVIMFAPAIGPTLSGVIVEYLGWRYLFILVIPFALFSIGFGYKYLINVTEVTKPKIDYISLVFSSIGFGSLVYGFSSVGESADGFANPRVLLLIGVGVIGIVLFASRQLKLKEPVMDMRVFRYPMFTHAVFLFLIIIMAMFASEIILPIYMQGPLALSAATAGLILLPGSILNGIMSPFMGSLFDKFGPRVLMIPATIVLSGTMFMMSRLTLDTPIWVVVTSYILLMLSVSAIMMPAETNGLNQLPKRLYPHGTAVMSTLQPVAGAIGVSVFISIMNARQLHFLKKSTTPEDALTADLALVAGVELVYFIAFAMSLVAVVLSFIVYRATPREDVEGSK encoded by the coding sequence ATGGAAGAACAGAAATACGAATACTTGGCAGATAATCCGAATAGTAACGTATTGCCCATTATGTTGGCTCTCATCATCGGTGCATTTTTTGCCATTTTAAATGAAACATTATTGAACATCGCACTTGTTACACTGATGGATCAATTTTCGATCACATTACCAACGGTGCAATGGATGGCGACAGGCTTCATGCTCGTCATGGCGGTTGTCATTCCCATCTCGGCTTTACTCATCCAATGGTTCACGACGAGGCAGCTATTCCTTGGTACGATGACCGTATTCACGATTGGAACGATTGTCGCGGCGAGCGCACCTACGTTTCCGATTCTATTAACCGGTCGACTCATTCAGGCTGTCGGAACAGGGTTACTGATGCCGATCATCTTCAACGTCTTCCTACTCATTTATCCGCCGCATAGACGCGGTAAGATTATGGGCATCATCGGACTCGTTATTATGTTCGCGCCAGCGATTGGTCCTACGTTATCAGGTGTGATCGTGGAATATCTTGGATGGCGCTATTTATTCATCCTCGTCATTCCGTTCGCATTGTTTTCTATCGGATTCGGGTATAAATACTTGATCAATGTTACAGAAGTTACTAAACCAAAAATTGATTACATCTCATTAGTGTTTTCATCGATTGGTTTCGGGTCACTCGTTTACGGGTTCAGCTCAGTCGGTGAAAGTGCAGATGGATTTGCGAATCCACGCGTCTTGCTGTTGATAGGTGTCGGCGTAATCGGCATCGTACTTTTCGCTAGTAGACAATTGAAGTTGAAAGAGCCAGTCATGGATATGCGCGTATTTCGTTACCCGATGTTCACACACGCGGTATTCTTGTTCCTGATCATTATTATGGCAATGTTTGCTTCAGAAATCATCTTGCCTATCTATATGCAAGGACCACTTGCACTTAGCGCAGCGACGGCAGGTTTGATCCTTCTACCAGGCAGTATTTTAAATGGTATCATGTCACCATTCATGGGGTCGTTATTCGATAAATTCGGACCGCGAGTGCTGATGATCCCAGCCACGATCGTGCTGAGTGGGACGATGTTCATGATGAGCCGATTGACGCTCGACACACCGATTTGGGTGGTGGTCACAAGTTATATCTTGCTGATGCTCAGTGTATCTGCGATTATGATGCCGGCAGAGACCAATGGACTGAATCAATTACCTAAGCGTTTATATCCGCACGGCACGGCCGTTATGTCGACGCTGCAACCTGTGGCTGGAGCTATTGGCGTGTCGGTGTTCATTAGTATTATGAATGCGAGGCAACTGCACTTCCTGAAGAAATCTACGACGCCTGAAGACGCATTAACTGCTGATTTGGCTCTCGTTGCAGGAGTGGAACTCGTATACTTTATCGCGTTTGCCATGTCGCTTGTGGCGGTTGTATTGTCGTTTATTGTGTACCGTGCGACACCGCGAGAAGATGTGGAAGGAAGTAAGTAA